The Serratia rhizosphaerae genome has a segment encoding these proteins:
- the rsmJ gene encoding 16S rRNA (guanine(1516)-N(2))-methyltransferase RsmJ, whose product MSVCLLCEAGADPGALSVLAERWQLTSDDEAQMALVLTPERLELRKRDEPKLGAIYVDFVSGPMAHRRRFGGGRGEAVAKAVGIKGSYLPSVVDATAGLGRDAFVLAALGCRVRMLERNPVVAALLDDGLQRGYQDAEIGPWLRERLTLLHASSLTALSDLSPRPEVVYLDPMYPHKQKSALVKKEMRVFQSLVGSDDDADGLLEPARRLATKRIVVKRPDYAPPLAAVPAHAATVTKNHRFDIYMPL is encoded by the coding sequence GTGAGCGTGTGTTTATTGTGTGAAGCAGGCGCCGATCCCGGCGCCTTGTCTGTTTTGGCCGAGCGTTGGCAGCTGACCTCGGACGACGAGGCGCAGATGGCGCTGGTGCTGACTCCGGAACGGCTGGAGTTGCGCAAGCGCGACGAGCCGAAACTGGGGGCGATCTACGTGGACTTTGTCTCCGGCCCGATGGCGCACCGTCGCCGCTTCGGCGGCGGGCGCGGCGAGGCGGTGGCCAAGGCGGTCGGCATCAAGGGCAGCTACCTGCCGAGCGTGGTGGACGCCACCGCCGGGCTGGGACGCGACGCCTTTGTGTTGGCGGCGCTCGGCTGCCGGGTGCGGATGCTGGAGCGCAATCCGGTGGTGGCGGCACTGCTGGATGACGGCCTGCAGCGCGGCTATCAGGATGCGGAAATCGGCCCGTGGCTGCGGGAGCGGCTGACGCTGCTGCATGCCTCCAGCCTGACGGCGTTGTCCGATCTCAGCCCGCGGCCGGAAGTGGTGTATCTCGATCCGATGTACCCGCACAAGCAGAAGAGCGCGTTGGTGAAAAAAGAGATGCGGGTGTTTCAGTCGCTGGTGGGCAGCGATGATGACGCTGACGGCCTGCTGGAGCCGGCGCGGCGTCTGGCGACCAAACGCATTGTGGTGAAACGCCCCGACTACGCGCCGCCGCTGGCGGCGGTGCCGGCGCATGCTGCGACGGTAACTAAAAACCACCGTTTCGATATCTATATGCCGCTGTAG
- a CDS encoding DUF4225 domain-containing protein — protein sequence MDNPLGFNQRLNSYSQVMARQHGRSLLELSNRVSRDFIKDNTLANKFRHEILCFVNNKIEKCQESGKASTLAIQELKQEYHALQQQENMLRANKVTPYAVMKKKFDGNSSKYVLAGIGLLSGIGQIILGIGLDWTGVAVVPGTLLMVNGINNVYENAHILFLGKNVIGPARIAYRASASFFGYDEDKADIVYGGVDLLLSGYGALRMSLKPEAWRLFNYINTDYVRAWRNMGKGAMGLEIAADGATIETIYHKGSGGH from the coding sequence ATGGATAATCCACTAGGTTTTAATCAAAGGCTCAATAGTTATTCACAAGTAATGGCACGCCAACACGGCCGTTCATTACTCGAATTATCTAATAGGGTGAGTCGTGACTTCATAAAAGATAATACGTTAGCAAATAAATTCAGACACGAAATATTATGCTTTGTGAATAATAAAATTGAAAAGTGTCAAGAATCAGGTAAAGCTTCAACTCTTGCCATACAAGAGTTGAAGCAAGAGTATCACGCGTTACAACAACAGGAAAACATGCTTAGGGCTAATAAAGTTACGCCCTACGCTGTGATGAAAAAGAAATTTGATGGCAATTCATCAAAATATGTCTTAGCAGGGATTGGTCTTCTATCAGGTATAGGGCAGATAATTCTAGGAATAGGACTAGATTGGACCGGCGTCGCCGTTGTTCCTGGCACATTATTGATGGTCAATGGTATCAACAATGTTTATGAAAATGCTCACATATTGTTTTTAGGAAAAAATGTCATAGGTCCTGCCCGAATAGCTTACCGGGCTTCCGCATCTTTCTTTGGGTATGATGAGGATAAAGCAGATATTGTATATGGTGGAGTAGATTTGCTCCTTTCTGGGTATGGAGCATTGAGAATGTCTCTGAAGCCGGAAGCTTGGCGTTTATTTAACTATATAAATACAGATTATGTTAGAGCATGGCGAAACATGGGAAAAGGTGCCATGGGTTTAGAAATCGCAGCTGATGGCGCCACAATAGAAACAATTTATCATAAAGGCTCAGGGGGTCATTAA
- a CDS encoding 23S rRNA (adenine(2030)-N(6))-methyltransferase RlmJ codes for MLSYRHSFHAGNHADVLKHTVQSLIIESLKEKEKPFLYLDTHSGAGRYQLSGEHAERTGEYLEGIGLLWQRDDLPAELEAYMGVVQHLNRSGSLRYYPGSPLIARQLLRPQDKIHLTELHPSDFPLLRGEFQKDERAKVQRADGYQQLKSQLPPPSRRGLILMDPPYEMKTDYQDVVKGIQEGYKRFATGTYALWYPVVLRQQIKRLLKELEATGIRRILQIELAVKPDSDQRGMTASGMIVINPPWKLEQQMQNVLPWLHKTLVPSGIGHHLVNWVVPE; via the coding sequence ATGCTAAGTTACCGCCACAGTTTTCACGCCGGCAACCACGCCGACGTGCTGAAGCACACCGTTCAGAGCCTGATCATTGAGTCGCTGAAAGAAAAAGAGAAACCGTTCCTGTATCTGGATACCCACTCCGGTGCGGGGCGCTATCAGCTGAGCGGCGAACACGCCGAACGCACCGGTGAATATCTGGAAGGCATCGGCCTGCTGTGGCAACGCGACGACCTGCCGGCAGAGCTGGAGGCCTATATGGGCGTGGTGCAGCACCTGAACCGCAGCGGATCGCTGCGTTATTATCCGGGATCGCCGCTGATCGCCCGTCAGCTGCTGCGTCCGCAGGACAAGATCCACCTGACCGAGCTGCACCCGAGCGATTTCCCGCTGCTGCGCGGCGAATTCCAGAAAGACGAACGCGCCAAGGTGCAGCGCGCAGACGGCTATCAGCAGCTGAAATCGCAGCTGCCGCCGCCGTCGCGCCGTGGTCTGATCCTGATGGACCCACCGTATGAAATGAAAACCGACTATCAGGACGTGGTGAAAGGCATCCAGGAAGGCTATAAACGCTTCGCTACCGGCACCTATGCGCTGTGGTATCCGGTAGTGCTGCGCCAGCAGATCAAACGCCTGCTGAAAGAGTTGGAGGCCACCGGCATCCGCCGCATTCTGCAAATCGAGCTGGCGGTGAAACCGGACAGCGATCAGCGCGGCATGACCGCCTCCGGCATGATTGTGATCAACCCGCCGTGGAAGCTGGAGCAGCAGATGCAGAACGTACTGCCGTGGCTGCACAAAACGCTGGTGCCGTCCGGCATCGGCCACCATCTGGTCAATTGGGTGGTGCCGGAGTAA
- the gdhA gene encoding NADP-specific glutamate dehydrogenase, producing MEQGASLESFLAALQQQNPYQDEYLQAVREVFTSLWPFIERNPRYREYALLERLVEPERVIQFRVSWMDDAGRVQVNRAWRVQFNSAIGPYKGGMRFHPSVNLSILKFLGFEQTFKNALTTLPMGGGKGGSDFDPKGKSQGEIMRFCQALMSELYRHLGPDTDVPAGDIGVGGREVGFMTGMMKKLSNNTACVFTGKGLSFGGSLIRPEATGYGLVYFTDAMLKRHGLSFEGMRVAVSGSGNVAQYTIEKALAFGARVVTASDSGGTVVDDAGFTTEKLAHLAEIKNQRYGRVEDYARERGLTYLPGEQPWSVPVDIALPCATQNELDLSAAKMLIHNGVQAVAEGANMPTTIQATDAFLDAGVLFAPGKAANAGGVATSGLEMAQNAARLGWRAEKVDIRLQHIMADIHHACVEYGGEGKQTHYVRGANIAGFVKVAEAMLAQGVL from the coding sequence ATGGAACAGGGCGCATCGCTCGAATCCTTTCTTGCCGCATTACAGCAGCAAAACCCTTATCAGGACGAATATCTGCAGGCGGTACGCGAAGTGTTTACTTCGCTGTGGCCGTTTATCGAACGCAACCCGCGTTATCGGGAATATGCACTGCTGGAACGCCTGGTCGAACCGGAACGCGTGATTCAGTTCCGCGTCAGCTGGATGGACGACGCCGGCCGCGTGCAGGTCAACCGCGCCTGGCGCGTGCAGTTCAACTCGGCCATCGGGCCGTACAAGGGCGGCATGCGTTTTCATCCGTCGGTGAACCTGTCGATTCTGAAGTTCCTCGGCTTTGAACAGACCTTCAAGAACGCACTGACCACGCTGCCGATGGGCGGCGGCAAAGGGGGATCGGACTTCGACCCCAAAGGCAAAAGTCAGGGCGAGATCATGCGTTTCTGCCAGGCGCTGATGAGCGAGCTATACCGTCACCTGGGGCCGGATACCGACGTACCGGCCGGTGACATTGGCGTTGGCGGACGCGAAGTCGGCTTTATGACCGGCATGATGAAAAAGTTGTCCAACAACACCGCCTGCGTGTTTACCGGCAAGGGGCTTTCCTTCGGCGGCAGCCTGATCCGGCCGGAGGCCACCGGTTACGGTCTGGTGTACTTCACCGATGCAATGCTGAAACGCCACGGGCTGAGCTTTGAGGGGATGCGCGTTGCGGTATCCGGCTCCGGCAACGTGGCGCAGTACACCATCGAGAAGGCGCTGGCCTTCGGCGCCCGTGTAGTGACCGCCTCCGACTCCGGCGGCACCGTGGTGGACGACGCCGGCTTTACCACCGAGAAGCTGGCGCATCTGGCGGAAATCAAGAACCAGCGTTACGGCCGGGTGGAGGACTACGCCCGCGAACGCGGCCTGACCTATCTGCCCGGCGAGCAGCCGTGGAGCGTCCCGGTAGATATCGCGCTGCCGTGCGCCACCCAGAACGAACTGGACCTGAGCGCCGCCAAGATGCTGATCCATAACGGCGTGCAAGCGGTCGCCGAGGGCGCCAATATGCCGACCACCATTCAGGCCACCGACGCCTTCCTGGACGCCGGCGTGCTGTTCGCGCCGGGCAAGGCGGCCAATGCCGGCGGCGTCGCCACCTCCGGGCTGGAGATGGCGCAAAACGCCGCACGCCTCGGCTGGCGAGCGGAAAAAGTCGACATACGCCTGCAGCACATCATGGCGGATATTCATCACGCCTGCGTGGAGTATGGTGGCGAAGGCAAACAGACCCATTACGTGCGCGGCGCGAATATCGCCGGCTTTGTCAAAGTGGCGGAGGCGATGCTGGCGCAAGGGGTGCTGTAA
- a CDS encoding bifunctional metallophosphatase/5'-nucleotidase, with amino-acid sequence MKKTLLSLLLCLGSTAMAAEPVNITILGTSDLHGTFVPWDYATDSENLAGSLSQIATQVRNVRAQQPNVILVDAGDTIQGNFVETFKNDKTSPMILGFNALDYDVWVMGNHEFDFGLQPLSTSLNQFKGTALAGNILWDSGKPYLPAYKIVERQGVKIGIIGMDTPMTAEFAKGTDRLKGVNFTDPVQAVKQVIQQIQGEVDAMVLVAHMGIDNENQRPGTGVGDIARANPELAAIVAGHMHVKVDKAVINGVIVTEPDKYGRALSRIDLQFERHNGKFVLINKDSYTYPIQGTASDEQLEDIYQPYHKILRANANRPIAQLTGQDLVPPDAVKGIPQVHVQDTGISKLYQEASRYYAPQAEVIALQIDNDRPKLNVGTIAAKDIAFNYQYAGGEITVYQMTGKELKKYMEWSAGYFNQLHDGDVTYSFNPQRRASKYSTNDFFDGVTYKIDLRQPAGQRIVDLKMADGTPVTDSTPIRLGMNSYRMGHLTQQGGALEGMRFPVLSDSKQEYGEEAGTIRNLTIRYLTEVKKGRYQGQAVQRWQLLGLNGYEKQRKIVEKLLNDGRISVPTTADGRYSNVASINVKGLTFSDPQARLRKEAELKAQLKTAGDPALQKQLQDQLVIIAALNQA; translated from the coding sequence ATGAAAAAGACGCTCCTTTCCCTGTTGCTTTGCCTGGGCAGCACCGCGATGGCCGCCGAGCCGGTCAATATCACCATTCTGGGCACCTCCGATCTGCACGGCACCTTTGTGCCCTGGGACTACGCCACCGACAGCGAAAACCTGGCCGGCAGCCTGAGCCAAATCGCCACCCAGGTGCGCAACGTGCGTGCGCAGCAGCCGAACGTGATTCTGGTGGATGCAGGCGACACCATTCAGGGCAATTTTGTCGAAACGTTTAAGAACGACAAAACCAGCCCGATGATCCTGGGTTTTAACGCGCTGGACTATGACGTCTGGGTAATGGGCAACCATGAATTTGATTTCGGCCTGCAGCCGCTGTCCACCTCGCTTAACCAGTTCAAAGGCACGGCGCTGGCGGGCAATATCCTGTGGGACAGCGGCAAGCCCTATTTACCGGCCTACAAGATCGTTGAGCGGCAGGGGGTGAAGATCGGCATTATCGGCATGGATACGCCGATGACCGCCGAGTTTGCCAAGGGTACCGATCGCCTTAAGGGGGTGAATTTTACCGATCCGGTACAGGCGGTAAAACAGGTGATCCAACAGATCCAGGGTGAGGTTGACGCCATGGTGTTGGTGGCGCACATGGGCATCGATAATGAAAACCAGCGGCCGGGCACCGGCGTGGGTGATATTGCGCGCGCCAATCCGGAACTGGCGGCGATCGTCGCCGGGCATATGCATGTGAAGGTCGATAAGGCGGTGATCAACGGCGTGATCGTGACCGAACCGGATAAATATGGCCGCGCGCTGTCGCGGATCGATCTGCAGTTTGAACGGCATAACGGCAAGTTTGTGCTGATCAATAAAGACAGCTACACCTATCCTATTCAGGGCACGGCGTCAGACGAACAGCTGGAAGATATCTATCAGCCGTACCACAAGATCCTGCGCGCCAACGCCAACCGGCCGATAGCTCAGCTGACGGGGCAGGATCTGGTGCCGCCGGACGCGGTCAAGGGCATTCCGCAGGTGCACGTGCAGGATACCGGCATCAGCAAGCTGTATCAGGAGGCCAGCCGTTACTATGCGCCGCAGGCTGAGGTGATTGCGCTGCAGATTGATAACGACCGGCCGAAACTGAACGTCGGCACCATCGCCGCCAAAGATATCGCCTTCAACTATCAATATGCCGGCGGTGAAATCACCGTCTACCAGATGACCGGCAAAGAGCTGAAGAAATATATGGAATGGTCCGCCGGCTATTTCAACCAGCTGCACGACGGCGATGTCACCTACAGCTTTAACCCGCAGCGCCGGGCGTCCAAGTATTCCACCAATGATTTCTTTGACGGCGTGACCTACAAGATAGATCTGCGTCAGCCGGCGGGGCAGCGCATTGTCGACCTGAAAATGGCCGACGGCACGCCGGTGACCGACAGTACGCCGATTCGTCTGGGGATGAACAGCTACCGCATGGGGCACCTGACGCAGCAGGGCGGTGCGCTGGAGGGTATGCGCTTCCCGGTGCTGTCGGACAGCAAGCAGGAGTACGGCGAGGAGGCGGGGACGATCCGTAATCTCACCATCCGCTATCTGACCGAAGTGAAAAAAGGGCGGTATCAGGGGCAAGCGGTGCAGCGCTGGCAGCTTCTTGGGCTGAATGGCTACGAAAAGCAGCGTAAAATCGTCGAAAAATTGCTGAATGACGGCAGGATCAGCGTGCCGACCACGGCGGACGGGCGTTACAGCAATGTGGCGTCGATTAACGTGAAAGGGCTGACGTTCAGCGACCCGCAGGCGCGTTTACGCAAAGAGGCCGAGCTGAAAGCGCAACTGAAGACGGCCGGCGATCCGGCGCTGCAAAAACAGCTGCAGGACCAGCTGGTGATTATTGCCGCGCTGAATCAGGCCTGA
- a CDS encoding ASCH domain-containing protein has product MTSKQNILEQYPDALRWAFGDSPQLADELLQLVIVGEKTATCSSYVAYRQEKAPLVGDYSVILDGRGEARCVIRTRALLLIRFCDVSAELAAKEGEGDKSLACWRRGHQAFFTREGTFAPDMWLVFEEFERVAVLEGE; this is encoded by the coding sequence ATGACGAGTAAACAGAACATATTGGAGCAATATCCTGACGCATTGCGCTGGGCGTTCGGCGACAGCCCGCAGCTGGCGGATGAACTGCTGCAGCTGGTAATCGTGGGAGAGAAAACGGCAACCTGCAGTTCTTACGTTGCCTACCGGCAGGAGAAAGCGCCGCTGGTCGGCGACTACAGCGTGATTCTGGACGGCAGGGGCGAGGCGCGCTGCGTGATCCGCACGCGTGCGCTGCTGCTTATCCGCTTCTGCGACGTCAGCGCCGAGCTGGCGGCGAAAGAGGGAGAAGGGGATAAAAGCCTGGCCTGCTGGCGCCGGGGGCATCAGGCGTTTTTCACCCGTGAAGGCACCTTTGCGCCGGATATGTGGCTGGTGTTTGAGGAGTTTGAACGGGTGGCGGTTCTTGAGGGGGAATGA
- the uspA gene encoding universal stress protein UspA yields MAYKHILIAVDLSPESKILVEKAVSMARPYNAKVSLIHVDVNYSDLYTGLIDVNLGDMQKRISEETHNALTELSQNAGYPITETLSGSGDLAQVLVDAIKKYDMDLVLCGHHQDFWSKLMSSARQLINTVHIDMLIVPLRDEEDEDA; encoded by the coding sequence ATGGCTTACAAACACATTCTTATCGCGGTAGACCTCTCCCCGGAAAGTAAAATTCTGGTCGAAAAAGCAGTTTCCATGGCGCGGCCGTACAATGCCAAAGTCTCCTTGATCCACGTCGATGTTAACTATTCCGATCTGTATACCGGCCTGATCGACGTTAATCTGGGCGATATGCAAAAGCGCATCTCCGAAGAAACCCACAATGCGCTGACCGAGCTGTCACAAAACGCCGGCTACCCCATCACCGAAACCCTGAGCGGCAGCGGCGATCTGGCGCAGGTGCTGGTGGACGCCATCAAGAAATACGATATGGATCTGGTGCTGTGCGGCCACCATCAGGACTTCTGGAGCAAGCTGATGTCTTCCGCCCGCCAGCTGATCAATACCGTACATATCGATATGCTGATTGTGCCGTTGCGCGATGAAGAGGATGAAGACGCCTAA
- the prlC gene encoding oligopeptidase A: MTNPLLTPFSLPPFSAIRPEDIVPAVQSALADCRAEVERVVAQPGPFTWDNLVQPLAEVDDRLSRIWSPIGHLNSVKNSPELREAYEQALPLLSEYGTWVGQHEGLYQAYRNLKEGDGFAQLSVPQRKAVENALRDFELSGIGLPAEKQQRYGEIVARLSELGSTYSNNVLDATMGWSKLITDEAELSGLPESALAQAQAMAQAKEQQGWLLTLDMPSYLPVMTYADSQALREEMYRAFTTRASDQGPNAGKWDNSAVMAETLALRHELAQLLGFDTYADKSLATKMAENPQQVIDFLSDLAKRARPQAEQELAQLRAFAKQHYGVDELQAWDITYYGEKQKQHLFSISDEQLRPYFPEQRVVDGLFEVVKRIYGITAKERQGVDTWHPEVRFFDLFDADGSLRGSFYLDLYAREHKRGGAWMDDCVGKLRKADGELQKPVAYLTCNFNRPLGDKPALFTHNEVTTLFHEFGHGLHHMLTEIDTAGVAGINGVPWDAVELPSQFMENWCWEPEALAFISGHYETGEPLPKALLDKLLEAKNYQAALFILRQLEFGLFDFRMHYEYDPATGAQILPLLAEVKKMVAVVPSPSWGRFPHAFSHIFAGGYAAGYYSYLWAEVLSADAYSRFEEEGIFNAETGSAFLDNILSRGGSEEPMELFKRFRGREPQLDAMLRHYGIKG, from the coding sequence ATGACAAATCCGTTGCTGACACCGTTTTCCCTGCCGCCGTTCTCCGCTATCCGTCCGGAAGATATTGTGCCGGCGGTGCAATCCGCACTGGCCGATTGCCGCGCCGAAGTTGAGCGGGTGGTGGCGCAGCCGGGGCCGTTCACCTGGGACAACCTGGTGCAACCGCTGGCGGAAGTGGACGATCGCCTGTCGCGCATCTGGTCGCCGATCGGCCATCTGAACTCGGTGAAAAACAGTCCGGAGCTGCGTGAAGCTTACGAACAGGCGCTGCCGCTGCTGTCTGAGTACGGCACCTGGGTCGGCCAGCACGAAGGGCTGTATCAGGCCTATCGCAACCTGAAAGAGGGCGACGGCTTTGCGCAGCTGAGCGTACCGCAGCGTAAAGCGGTGGAAAACGCGCTGCGCGACTTTGAGTTGTCAGGCATCGGCCTGCCGGCGGAAAAACAGCAGCGCTACGGTGAAATAGTCGCGCGCCTGTCCGAGCTGGGCTCGACCTACAGCAACAACGTGCTCGACGCCACCATGGGCTGGAGCAAGCTGATTACTGATGAAGCCGAATTAAGCGGCCTGCCGGAAAGCGCGCTGGCGCAGGCGCAGGCGATGGCGCAGGCCAAAGAGCAGCAGGGCTGGCTGCTGACGCTGGACATGCCGAGCTACCTGCCGGTAATGACCTATGCTGACAGTCAGGCGCTGCGTGAAGAGATGTACCGCGCCTTTACCACCCGCGCCTCCGATCAGGGGCCGAACGCCGGGAAATGGGATAACAGCGCGGTGATGGCGGAAACGCTGGCGCTGCGCCATGAGCTGGCGCAGCTGCTGGGCTTTGACACCTACGCCGATAAATCTCTGGCGACCAAAATGGCGGAAAACCCGCAGCAGGTGATCGACTTCCTGAGCGATCTTGCCAAGCGCGCCCGCCCGCAGGCGGAGCAGGAGCTGGCGCAGCTGCGCGCCTTCGCCAAGCAGCACTACGGCGTCGATGAACTGCAGGCCTGGGATATCACCTACTACGGCGAAAAACAGAAACAGCACCTGTTCTCCATCAGCGATGAGCAGCTGCGTCCTTACTTCCCGGAGCAACGCGTGGTGGACGGGCTGTTCGAGGTGGTGAAGCGTATCTACGGCATCACCGCCAAAGAGCGTCAGGGCGTTGATACCTGGCATCCGGAAGTGCGTTTCTTTGACCTGTTTGACGCCGACGGCTCGCTGCGCGGCAGCTTCTATCTGGATCTGTATGCGCGCGAGCACAAGCGCGGCGGCGCCTGGATGGATGACTGCGTCGGCAAACTGCGTAAGGCGGACGGCGAGCTGCAAAAGCCGGTCGCCTACCTGACCTGTAACTTCAACCGTCCGCTGGGCGACAAGCCGGCGCTGTTTACCCATAACGAAGTGACCACGCTGTTCCATGAGTTCGGCCACGGCCTGCACCATATGCTGACGGAGATCGACACCGCTGGCGTCGCCGGCATCAACGGGGTGCCGTGGGATGCGGTCGAGCTGCCGAGCCAGTTTATGGAAAACTGGTGCTGGGAGCCGGAAGCGCTGGCGTTTATCTCCGGCCACTATGAAACCGGCGAGCCGCTGCCGAAAGCGCTGCTCGACAAGCTGCTGGAAGCCAAAAACTACCAGGCGGCGCTGTTTATCCTGCGCCAGTTGGAGTTCGGCCTGTTCGACTTCCGTATGCACTACGAATATGACCCGGCAACCGGCGCGCAGATCCTGCCGCTGCTGGCCGAAGTGAAGAAAATGGTCGCCGTGGTGCCGTCGCCGAGCTGGGGCCGCTTCCCACATGCCTTCAGCCATATCTTTGCCGGCGGCTATGCGGCGGGCTACTACAGCTATCTGTGGGCGGAAGTGCTGTCGGCGGATGCCTATTCGCGCTTCGAGGAAGAGGGGATCTTCAACGCCGAAACCGGCAGCGCCTTCCTGGATAACATCCTGTCGCGCGGCGGTTCGGAAGAGCCGATGGAACTGTTCAAGCGCTTCCGTGGCCGCGAGCCGCAGCTGGATGCTATGCTGCGCCATTACGGCATTAAAGGATAA